One bacterium genomic window carries:
- a CDS encoding ABC transporter substrate-binding protein: MRAIVLTCLIVSSLLMPPWIGAAVAPHPSLPGLPNPKVLVGQIGHVGGVFLDSQQTDPSTFNPILANSTASTGPLGYLFDGLVEANGKTTDIEPGLAESWTVSKDGRTWSFVLRQGLQWDDGTPLTADDVVFTFKVIYDKKIPNSAADVLNVAGHPIEVTKINARTIQFHTVQPFGPFLREVGNATVIPQHMLQKAYDAGQFNQTWGVNTTPRQIVGTGAFVMTEYRPAQRIVYDRNPYYWKVDAHGQRLPYIQHVVLTIVPNQNALRLLFQGGQADSYGVRPAEYAAFQRGAKAGNYTVYDGGPSFGTEFLTFNENPNAGLPDYKLRWFQNQKFRQAVSYAVDRQAIINQVYAGHAVPEYGPESPADKFFFNPHVMSYPYNLQKAADTLAEAGFKKGADGTLRDADGHPVAFVISTNADNPDRVAIGNIMRQDLASLGMQVTFAPEAFNTLVAKLTDSYKWEAIVLGLTGGIEPADGQNVWKSSGSLHMWYPKQAKPATPWEVEIDRYFNLAATTVDQNRRRDYYSQWQEIVSEQVPFVYTAIPVAYVAVRNKFENIEYTAFGGPFWNFPVIYIK, encoded by the coding sequence GTGCGAGCCATCGTTCTGACCTGTCTGATCGTGAGCTCGCTGCTCATGCCTCCGTGGATCGGGGCGGCGGTCGCCCCGCACCCAAGCCTGCCGGGTCTTCCCAACCCCAAGGTACTTGTCGGCCAGATCGGGCACGTCGGGGGCGTGTTCCTGGACTCGCAGCAGACGGATCCGTCGACATTCAATCCTATCCTGGCCAACTCCACCGCGTCGACCGGCCCCCTTGGGTACCTGTTCGACGGCTTGGTGGAAGCCAACGGTAAGACGACCGACATCGAGCCGGGGCTCGCCGAATCGTGGACGGTCAGCAAGGACGGTCGCACCTGGTCGTTTGTTCTGCGGCAGGGGCTGCAGTGGGACGACGGCACGCCGCTGACCGCGGACGACGTCGTCTTCACGTTCAAGGTGATCTACGACAAGAAGATCCCGAACAGCGCCGCCGACGTGCTCAACGTCGCGGGCCACCCGATCGAGGTCACCAAGATCAACGCGCGGACGATCCAGTTCCACACGGTGCAACCGTTCGGCCCGTTTCTCCGGGAGGTCGGCAACGCCACCGTGATCCCGCAGCACATGCTTCAGAAAGCGTACGACGCGGGCCAGTTCAACCAGACGTGGGGCGTGAACACGACGCCCCGCCAGATCGTCGGTACCGGCGCATTCGTCATGACCGAGTACCGGCCGGCGCAGCGCATCGTCTACGACCGCAACCCGTACTATTGGAAGGTCGACGCGCACGGGCAACGTCTACCGTACATCCAGCACGTGGTGCTCACGATCGTGCCGAACCAGAACGCCCTCCGGCTGCTGTTCCAGGGCGGCCAAGCGGACAGCTACGGCGTGCGGCCCGCCGAATACGCGGCGTTCCAGCGGGGCGCGAAGGCGGGCAACTACACCGTGTATGACGGCGGGCCCAGTTTTGGCACGGAGTTCCTCACGTTCAACGAGAACCCGAACGCCGGGTTGCCCGACTACAAGTTGCGGTGGTTCCAGAACCAGAAGTTCCGCCAGGCGGTCTCCTACGCAGTGGATCGGCAGGCGATCATCAACCAAGTGTACGCGGGCCACGCCGTGCCGGAGTACGGCCCCGAGAGCCCCGCGGACAAGTTCTTCTTCAACCCGCACGTGATGTCGTACCCGTACAACCTCCAGAAGGCCGCGGACACCCTGGCGGAGGCCGGCTTCAAGAAGGGGGCGGACGGTACGCTGCGCGATGCCGACGGGCATCCGGTCGCGTTCGTCATCTCGACGAACGCCGACAACCCAGACCGCGTGGCGATCGGCAACATCATGCGGCAGGATCTCGCGTCGCTTGGGATGCAGGTCACGTTCGCGCCGGAGGCGTTCAACACCCTCGTCGCCAAACTCACGGATTCATACAAGTGGGAGGCGATCGTGCTCGGCCTGACCGGCGGGATCGAACCCGCGGACGGGCAGAACGTGTGGAAGTCATCCGGCAGCCTGCACATGTGGTACCCGAAACAAGCCAAGCCCGCGACGCCCTGGGAGGTCGAGATCGACCGCTACTTCAACTTGGCGGCGACAACGGTGGACCAGAACCGCCGCCGGGACTACTATAGCCAGTGGCAGGAGATCGTGTCGGAGCAGGTCCCGTTCGTGTACACGGCGATCCCGGTCGCCTACGTCGCCGTCCGCAACAAGTTCGAGAACATCGAGTACACGGCGTTCGGTGGGCCGTTCTGGAACTTTCCTGTGATCTACATCAAGTAG
- a CDS encoding ABC transporter permease, translating to MIRYIVRRLILLGPLLVGITFVSWAVIQLAPGSTDYFQSLVLQYPQISPQRIAALRAEFGMDRPPLEQYLRWLWSIVHLNFGYSFAYNVPVAWLIGSRALNTLLLSITSLVAAWAIAIPLGIYSAVHQYSPADGVLSAGAFVAISIPSFFSALLLLYGAFWTHLLPLQGLTSADFDFLPWWSKVLDIASHLVLPTIALGVFSVGGLMRYMRTNLLEVLRSDYMKTARAKGLSERTVIFRHGLRNAINPLVTLFGFELGGLLGGAAFVENVLGYPGLGRLVLEAVLKKDVFVVMGSLLMGSVLLILGNLVADVMLAYVDPRIRYD from the coding sequence ATGATCCGGTACATCGTTCGCCGCCTCATTCTGCTCGGGCCCCTGCTCGTCGGGATCACGTTCGTGAGTTGGGCGGTGATCCAGCTGGCGCCCGGGTCGACCGACTACTTCCAGTCTCTCGTGCTCCAGTACCCGCAGATCAGCCCGCAGCGCATCGCGGCGCTCCGCGCCGAATTCGGCATGGACCGCCCGCCGCTGGAACAATACCTGCGCTGGTTGTGGAGCATCGTGCACCTCAATTTCGGCTACTCTTTCGCCTACAACGTCCCCGTGGCGTGGTTGATCGGCAGCCGCGCGCTCAACACCCTGCTGCTCTCGATCACCTCGCTCGTGGCGGCGTGGGCGATTGCGATCCCGCTCGGCATCTACTCGGCCGTGCACCAGTATTCGCCGGCGGACGGGGTGCTCAGCGCGGGCGCGTTCGTGGCGATCTCGATCCCGAGTTTCTTCAGCGCGCTCCTCCTCCTGTACGGCGCGTTCTGGACGCATCTGCTGCCGCTGCAGGGGCTGACGAGCGCAGATTTCGACTTCCTGCCATGGTGGAGCAAGGTCCTCGATATCGCGTCCCATCTCGTCCTGCCGACGATTGCGCTCGGCGTGTTCTCCGTCGGCGGGTTGATGCGCTACATGCGCACGAATCTGCTGGAGGTCCTGCGCAGCGACTACATGAAGACCGCGCGCGCCAAGGGGCTGTCCGAACGCACCGTGATCTTCCGGCACGGGCTGCGGAACGCGATCAACCCGCTCGTGACGCTGTTCGGCTTCGAGCTCGGAGGGTTGCTGGGAGGCGCCGCGTTCGTCGAGAACGTGCTGGGATACCCTGGGCTCGGTCGGTTGGTGCTCGAGGCCGTGCTCAAGAAGGACGTCTTCGTCGTGATGGGGAGCCTGCTGATGGGAAGCGTGCTCCTGATCCTTGGAAACCTGGTCGCGGACGTCATGCTCGCCTACGTCGATCCGAGGATCCGGTACGACTAG